A DNA window from Daucus carota subsp. sativus chromosome 3, DH1 v3.0, whole genome shotgun sequence contains the following coding sequences:
- the LOC108215054 gene encoding uncharacterized protein LOC108215054 isoform X2, giving the protein MLHSPGLREATQAFVQGCCSNPSSNMPELSDTTTPKPIGTLAACRRNFIESTDSFFFPNAQFTNHESLPSLKDSFTQFKKAFPQFSETNKVDLIRATEYNHLSQSNHVCLDYLGIGLFSHSQTIPDCSSSSPPPQSSDFPFFRTLYKSVNLKTQLLHGDDGSELESAIKRRIMNFLNISENDYCMVFTTNRSSAFKLVAESYPFRASRKLLTVYDYESEAVEGMINTSEKRGAEVISAEFKWPRFRIHSEKLRKMLVGKKKKKKHRGLFVFPLQSRITGTTYSFQWMRTAQENGWHVLLDACALGPKDMNSFGLSLLHPDFLVCSFYKVYGENPTGFGCLFVKKSIIPILEDSTSTGMVNIVPSDMLFRSFASSPVTDTELEQASRMGRDEAGVMNHSSLLDNTSLQTKVPARIKAKKLFEIGSSKISGNANGKSKEVSKSVLLTVQEKPNLGENECLEIKCRGLDHVDSLGLVQISNRMRCLINWLISALIKLQYPHTENKISLVRIYGPKVKFDRGPALAFNVYDWKGEKVEPVLVQKLADRSNISLSNGFLHQIWFSDNYEEEKDRFLESRCEEKERGKHKKTCNGITVVTAAFGFLANFEDAYRLWSFIARFLDADFVEKERWRYTALNQKTVEVGFNEGKSGCGRYFTRKGFINQNHKVKPPGTKKRTPDSSIWWHGHTPDNVLRFIQKISLTK; this is encoded by the exons ATGTTGCATTCACCTGGCTTGAGGGAAGCAACACAAGCATTTGTTCAAGGTTGCTGCTCAAACCCATCTTCTAACATGCCTGAGCTTTCAGACACCACCACTCCCAAGCCCATAGGTACTTTGGCAGCCTGTCGCCGCAACTTCATAGAATCTACTGATTCTTTCTTCTTCCCAAATGCCCAATTCACCAACCATGAATCTCTTCCTTCGTTGAAGGATTCATTCACTCAGTTTAAGAAAGCATTTCCACAGTTTTCAGAGACTAACAAGGTTGACCTCATCAGAGCAACAGAATACAACCATCTCTCCCAGTCTAATCATGTTTGCTTGGATTATCTTGGCATTGGCCTATTCTCCCACTCACAGACCATTCCAGACTGCTCTTCTTCTTCTCCGCCGCCTCAGTCTTCGGattttccattctttaggaCATTGTACAAGTCAGTGAATCTGAAGACACAGCTACTTCATGGTGACGATGGTTCAGAACTGGAATCTGCTATCAAGAGAAGGATTATGAATTTCCTTAATATCTCGGAAAATGATTATTGCATGGTTTTTACAACGAATAGATCATCAGCTTTTAAACTTGTGGCTGAGTCTTATCCGTTTCGTGCCAGTCGGAAGCTTCTCACTGTCTATGACTATGAGAGTGAGGCTGTGGAAGGTATGATAAATACATCAGAGAAAAGAGGAGCAGAGGTCATCTCAGCTGAATTCAAATGGCCCAGGTTTAGAATTCACTCTGAGAAACTGAGGAAGATGTTGGtagggaagaagaagaaaaagaaacacaGGGGATTGTTTGTCTTTCCTCTTCAATCAAGAATTACTGGAACGACCTACTCATTCCAATGGATGAGGACAGCACAGGAAAATGGGTGGCACGTCCTGCTTGATGCTTGTGCATTGGGGCCAAAGGACATGAACAGCTTTGGCCTCTCACTCCTTCACCCTGATTTCCTGGTTTGCTCGTTCTATAAAGTCTACGGAGAAAACCCAACTGGATTTGGGTGCCTCtttgtaaaaaaatcaattataccAATCTTGGAAGACTCCACATCAACAGGTATGGTTAATATTGTACCATCAGATATGCTATTTAGGTCTTTTGCAAGTTCTCCAGTTACAGATACAGAGCTTGAACAAGCCTCCAGAATGGGAAGAGATGAAGCTGGTGTGATGAACCACAGTTCTCTCTTAGATAATACCTCGCTTCAAACCAAAGTACCTGCAAGAATTAAAGCTAAAAAACTCTTTGAGATTGGAAGTTCAAAGATTAGTGGTAATGCAAATGGAAAAAGTAAAGAAGTTAGTAAATCAGTACTACTCACTGTACAGGAGAAACCCAATCTTGGTGAAAATGAGTGCTTGGAAATCAAATGTAGAGGCTTGGATCATGTGGATTCATTGGGACTGGTCCAGATCAGTAACAGAATGAGGTGCTTGATAAATTGGCTAATAAGCGCACTAATAAAACTCCAGTATCCTCATACCGAGAACAAGATATCCTTGGTTAGAATCTATGGGCCGAAGGTCAAATTTGACAGGGGACCAGCTCTGGCGTTTAATGTATATGACTGGAAAGGTGAGAAGGTTGAACCAGTTCTTGTTCAAAAGCTTGCCGACCGGAGCAATATATCTCTCAGCAATGGATTCTTACATCAAATTTGGTTTTCGGACAACTACGAAGAAGAGAAGGACAGATTCCTAGAGAGCAGATGTGAAGAAAAAGAGAGAGGTAAACACAAGAAAACTTGTAATGGAATAACTGTTGTCACAGCTGCATTTGGGTTCCTTGCCAATTTCGAAGACGCTTACAGGCTTTGGTCTTTTATTGCTCGGTTCCTGGACGctgactttgtggagaaggaaAGATGGAGATATACAGCTCTGAATCAGAAAACAGTTGAAGT CGGCTTTAATGAAGGAAAATCTGGTTGTGGAAGGTACTTCACCAGGAAGGGGTTTATCAATCAAAATCACAAGGTAAAGCCACCAG GCACTAAGAAGAGAACCCCAGATAGCAGCATCTGGTGGCATGGGCATACTCCTGACAATGTTTTGCGCTTCATCCAGAAGATCAGCCTTACAAAGTAA
- the LOC108215054 gene encoding uncharacterized protein LOC108215054 isoform X3: protein MLHSPGLREATQAFVQGCCSNPSSNMPELSDTTTPKPIGTLAACRRNFIESTDSFFFPNAQFTNHESLPSLKDSFTQFKKAFPQFSETNKVDLIRATEYNHLSQSNHVCLDYLGIGLFSHSQTIPDCSSSSPPPQSSDFPFFRTLYKSVNLKTQLLHGDDGSELESAIKRRIMNFLNISENDYCMVFTTNRSSAFKLVAESYPFRASRKLLTVYDYESEAVEGMINTSEKRGAEVISAEFKWPRFRIHSEKLRKMLVGKKKKKKHRGLFVFPLQSRITGTTYSFQWMRTAQENGWHVLLDACALGPKDMNSFGLSLLHPDFLVCSFYKVYGENPTGFGCLFVKKSIIPILEDSTSTGMVNIVPSDMLFRSFASSPVTDTELEQASRMGRDEAGVMNHSSLLDNTSLQTKVPARIKAKKLFEIGSSKISGNANGKSKEVSKSVLLTVQEKPNLGENECLEIKCRGLDHVDSLGLVQISNRMRCLINWLISALIKLQYPHTENKISLVRIYGPKVKFDRGPALAFNVYDWKGEKVEPVLVQKLADRSNISLSNGFLHQIWFSDNYEEEKDRFLESRCEEKERGKHKKTCNGITVVTAAFGFLANFEDAYRLWSFIARFLDADFVEKERWRYTALNQKTVEVKIWLWKVLHQEGVYQSKSQGTKKRTPDSSIWWHGHTPDNVLRFIQKISLTK from the exons ATGTTGCATTCACCTGGCTTGAGGGAAGCAACACAAGCATTTGTTCAAGGTTGCTGCTCAAACCCATCTTCTAACATGCCTGAGCTTTCAGACACCACCACTCCCAAGCCCATAGGTACTTTGGCAGCCTGTCGCCGCAACTTCATAGAATCTACTGATTCTTTCTTCTTCCCAAATGCCCAATTCACCAACCATGAATCTCTTCCTTCGTTGAAGGATTCATTCACTCAGTTTAAGAAAGCATTTCCACAGTTTTCAGAGACTAACAAGGTTGACCTCATCAGAGCAACAGAATACAACCATCTCTCCCAGTCTAATCATGTTTGCTTGGATTATCTTGGCATTGGCCTATTCTCCCACTCACAGACCATTCCAGACTGCTCTTCTTCTTCTCCGCCGCCTCAGTCTTCGGattttccattctttaggaCATTGTACAAGTCAGTGAATCTGAAGACACAGCTACTTCATGGTGACGATGGTTCAGAACTGGAATCTGCTATCAAGAGAAGGATTATGAATTTCCTTAATATCTCGGAAAATGATTATTGCATGGTTTTTACAACGAATAGATCATCAGCTTTTAAACTTGTGGCTGAGTCTTATCCGTTTCGTGCCAGTCGGAAGCTTCTCACTGTCTATGACTATGAGAGTGAGGCTGTGGAAGGTATGATAAATACATCAGAGAAAAGAGGAGCAGAGGTCATCTCAGCTGAATTCAAATGGCCCAGGTTTAGAATTCACTCTGAGAAACTGAGGAAGATGTTGGtagggaagaagaagaaaaagaaacacaGGGGATTGTTTGTCTTTCCTCTTCAATCAAGAATTACTGGAACGACCTACTCATTCCAATGGATGAGGACAGCACAGGAAAATGGGTGGCACGTCCTGCTTGATGCTTGTGCATTGGGGCCAAAGGACATGAACAGCTTTGGCCTCTCACTCCTTCACCCTGATTTCCTGGTTTGCTCGTTCTATAAAGTCTACGGAGAAAACCCAACTGGATTTGGGTGCCTCtttgtaaaaaaatcaattataccAATCTTGGAAGACTCCACATCAACAGGTATGGTTAATATTGTACCATCAGATATGCTATTTAGGTCTTTTGCAAGTTCTCCAGTTACAGATACAGAGCTTGAACAAGCCTCCAGAATGGGAAGAGATGAAGCTGGTGTGATGAACCACAGTTCTCTCTTAGATAATACCTCGCTTCAAACCAAAGTACCTGCAAGAATTAAAGCTAAAAAACTCTTTGAGATTGGAAGTTCAAAGATTAGTGGTAATGCAAATGGAAAAAGTAAAGAAGTTAGTAAATCAGTACTACTCACTGTACAGGAGAAACCCAATCTTGGTGAAAATGAGTGCTTGGAAATCAAATGTAGAGGCTTGGATCATGTGGATTCATTGGGACTGGTCCAGATCAGTAACAGAATGAGGTGCTTGATAAATTGGCTAATAAGCGCACTAATAAAACTCCAGTATCCTCATACCGAGAACAAGATATCCTTGGTTAGAATCTATGGGCCGAAGGTCAAATTTGACAGGGGACCAGCTCTGGCGTTTAATGTATATGACTGGAAAGGTGAGAAGGTTGAACCAGTTCTTGTTCAAAAGCTTGCCGACCGGAGCAATATATCTCTCAGCAATGGATTCTTACATCAAATTTGGTTTTCGGACAACTACGAAGAAGAGAAGGACAGATTCCTAGAGAGCAGATGTGAAGAAAAAGAGAGAGGTAAACACAAGAAAACTTGTAATGGAATAACTGTTGTCACAGCTGCATTTGGGTTCCTTGCCAATTTCGAAGACGCTTACAGGCTTTGGTCTTTTATTGCTCGGTTCCTGGACGctgactttgtggagaaggaaAGATGGAGATATACAGCTCTGAATCAGAAAACAGTTGAAGT GAAAATCTGGTTGTGGAAGGTACTTCACCAGGAAGGGGTTTATCAATCAAAATCACAAG GCACTAAGAAGAGAACCCCAGATAGCAGCATCTGGTGGCATGGGCATACTCCTGACAATGTTTTGCGCTTCATCCAGAAGATCAGCCTTACAAAGTAA
- the LOC108215054 gene encoding uncharacterized protein LOC108215054 isoform X1, with protein MLHSPGLREATQAFVQGCCSNPSSNMPELSDTTTPKPIGTLAACRRNFIESTDSFFFPNAQFTNHESLPSLKDSFTQFKKAFPQFSETNKVDLIRATEYNHLSQSNHVCLDYLGIGLFSHSQTIPDCSSSSPPPQSSDFPFFRTLYKSVNLKTQLLHGDDGSELESAIKRRIMNFLNISENDYCMVFTTNRSSAFKLVAESYPFRASRKLLTVYDYESEAVEGMINTSEKRGAEVISAEFKWPRFRIHSEKLRKMLVGKKKKKKHRGLFVFPLQSRITGTTYSFQWMRTAQENGWHVLLDACALGPKDMNSFGLSLLHPDFLVCSFYKVYGENPTGFGCLFVKKSIIPILEDSTSTGMVNIVPSDMLFRSFASSPVTDTELEQASRMGRDEAGVMNHSSLLDNTSLQTKVPARIKAKKLFEIGSSKISGNANGKSKEVSKSVLLTVQEKPNLGENECLEIKCRGLDHVDSLGLVQISNRMRCLINWLISALIKLQYPHTENKISLVRIYGPKVKFDRGPALAFNVYDWKGEKVEPVLVQKLADRSNISLSNGFLHQIWFSDNYEEEKDRFLESRCEEKERGKHKKTCNGITVVTAAFGFLANFEDAYRLWSFIARFLDADFVEKERWRYTALNQKTVEVGFNEGKSGCGRYFTRKGFINQNHKALRREPQIAASGGMGILLTMFCASSRRSALQSKSTIHP; from the exons ATGTTGCATTCACCTGGCTTGAGGGAAGCAACACAAGCATTTGTTCAAGGTTGCTGCTCAAACCCATCTTCTAACATGCCTGAGCTTTCAGACACCACCACTCCCAAGCCCATAGGTACTTTGGCAGCCTGTCGCCGCAACTTCATAGAATCTACTGATTCTTTCTTCTTCCCAAATGCCCAATTCACCAACCATGAATCTCTTCCTTCGTTGAAGGATTCATTCACTCAGTTTAAGAAAGCATTTCCACAGTTTTCAGAGACTAACAAGGTTGACCTCATCAGAGCAACAGAATACAACCATCTCTCCCAGTCTAATCATGTTTGCTTGGATTATCTTGGCATTGGCCTATTCTCCCACTCACAGACCATTCCAGACTGCTCTTCTTCTTCTCCGCCGCCTCAGTCTTCGGattttccattctttaggaCATTGTACAAGTCAGTGAATCTGAAGACACAGCTACTTCATGGTGACGATGGTTCAGAACTGGAATCTGCTATCAAGAGAAGGATTATGAATTTCCTTAATATCTCGGAAAATGATTATTGCATGGTTTTTACAACGAATAGATCATCAGCTTTTAAACTTGTGGCTGAGTCTTATCCGTTTCGTGCCAGTCGGAAGCTTCTCACTGTCTATGACTATGAGAGTGAGGCTGTGGAAGGTATGATAAATACATCAGAGAAAAGAGGAGCAGAGGTCATCTCAGCTGAATTCAAATGGCCCAGGTTTAGAATTCACTCTGAGAAACTGAGGAAGATGTTGGtagggaagaagaagaaaaagaaacacaGGGGATTGTTTGTCTTTCCTCTTCAATCAAGAATTACTGGAACGACCTACTCATTCCAATGGATGAGGACAGCACAGGAAAATGGGTGGCACGTCCTGCTTGATGCTTGTGCATTGGGGCCAAAGGACATGAACAGCTTTGGCCTCTCACTCCTTCACCCTGATTTCCTGGTTTGCTCGTTCTATAAAGTCTACGGAGAAAACCCAACTGGATTTGGGTGCCTCtttgtaaaaaaatcaattataccAATCTTGGAAGACTCCACATCAACAGGTATGGTTAATATTGTACCATCAGATATGCTATTTAGGTCTTTTGCAAGTTCTCCAGTTACAGATACAGAGCTTGAACAAGCCTCCAGAATGGGAAGAGATGAAGCTGGTGTGATGAACCACAGTTCTCTCTTAGATAATACCTCGCTTCAAACCAAAGTACCTGCAAGAATTAAAGCTAAAAAACTCTTTGAGATTGGAAGTTCAAAGATTAGTGGTAATGCAAATGGAAAAAGTAAAGAAGTTAGTAAATCAGTACTACTCACTGTACAGGAGAAACCCAATCTTGGTGAAAATGAGTGCTTGGAAATCAAATGTAGAGGCTTGGATCATGTGGATTCATTGGGACTGGTCCAGATCAGTAACAGAATGAGGTGCTTGATAAATTGGCTAATAAGCGCACTAATAAAACTCCAGTATCCTCATACCGAGAACAAGATATCCTTGGTTAGAATCTATGGGCCGAAGGTCAAATTTGACAGGGGACCAGCTCTGGCGTTTAATGTATATGACTGGAAAGGTGAGAAGGTTGAACCAGTTCTTGTTCAAAAGCTTGCCGACCGGAGCAATATATCTCTCAGCAATGGATTCTTACATCAAATTTGGTTTTCGGACAACTACGAAGAAGAGAAGGACAGATTCCTAGAGAGCAGATGTGAAGAAAAAGAGAGAGGTAAACACAAGAAAACTTGTAATGGAATAACTGTTGTCACAGCTGCATTTGGGTTCCTTGCCAATTTCGAAGACGCTTACAGGCTTTGGTCTTTTATTGCTCGGTTCCTGGACGctgactttgtggagaaggaaAGATGGAGATATACAGCTCTGAATCAGAAAACAGTTGAAGT CGGCTTTAATGAAGGAAAATCTGGTTGTGGAAGGTACTTCACCAGGAAGGGGTTTATCAATCAAAATCACAAG GCACTAAGAAGAGAACCCCAGATAGCAGCATCTGGTGGCATGGGCATACTCCTGACAATGTTTTGCGCTTCATCCAGAAGATCAGCCTTACAAAGTAAATCGACTATACATCCATAA
- the LOC108215054 gene encoding uncharacterized protein LOC108215054 isoform X4 has protein sequence MLHSPGLREATQAFVQGCCSNPSSNMPELSDTTTPKPIGTLAACRRNFIESTDSFFFPNAQFTNHESLPSLKDSFTQFKKAFPQFSETNKVDLIRATEYNHLSQSNHVCLDYLGIGLFSHSQTIPDCSSSSPPPQSSDFPFFRTLYKSVNLKTQLLHGDDGSELESAIKRRIMNFLNISENDYCMVFTTNRSSAFKLVAESYPFRASRKLLTVYDYESEAVEGMINTSEKRGAEVISAEFKWPRFRIHSEKLRKMLVGKKKKKKHRGLFVFPLQSRITGTTYSFQWMRTAQENGWHVLLDACALGPKDMNSFGLSLLHPDFLVCSFYKVYGENPTGFGCLFVKKSIIPILEDSTSTGMVNIVPSDMLFRSFASSPVTDTELEQASRMGRDEAGVMNHSSLLDNTSLQTKVPARIKAKKLFEIGSSKISGNANGKSKEVSKSVLLTVQEKPNLGENECLEIKCRGLDHVDSLGLVQISNRMRCLINWLISALIKLQYPHTENKISLVRIYGPKVKFDRGPALAFNVYDWKGEKVEPVLVQKLADRSNISLSNGFLHQIWFSDNYEEEKDRFLESRCEEKERGKHKKTCNGITVVTAAFGFLANFEDAYRLWSFIARFLDADFVEKERWRYTALNQKTVEVKIWLWKVLHQEGVYQSKSQGKATRH, from the exons ATGTTGCATTCACCTGGCTTGAGGGAAGCAACACAAGCATTTGTTCAAGGTTGCTGCTCAAACCCATCTTCTAACATGCCTGAGCTTTCAGACACCACCACTCCCAAGCCCATAGGTACTTTGGCAGCCTGTCGCCGCAACTTCATAGAATCTACTGATTCTTTCTTCTTCCCAAATGCCCAATTCACCAACCATGAATCTCTTCCTTCGTTGAAGGATTCATTCACTCAGTTTAAGAAAGCATTTCCACAGTTTTCAGAGACTAACAAGGTTGACCTCATCAGAGCAACAGAATACAACCATCTCTCCCAGTCTAATCATGTTTGCTTGGATTATCTTGGCATTGGCCTATTCTCCCACTCACAGACCATTCCAGACTGCTCTTCTTCTTCTCCGCCGCCTCAGTCTTCGGattttccattctttaggaCATTGTACAAGTCAGTGAATCTGAAGACACAGCTACTTCATGGTGACGATGGTTCAGAACTGGAATCTGCTATCAAGAGAAGGATTATGAATTTCCTTAATATCTCGGAAAATGATTATTGCATGGTTTTTACAACGAATAGATCATCAGCTTTTAAACTTGTGGCTGAGTCTTATCCGTTTCGTGCCAGTCGGAAGCTTCTCACTGTCTATGACTATGAGAGTGAGGCTGTGGAAGGTATGATAAATACATCAGAGAAAAGAGGAGCAGAGGTCATCTCAGCTGAATTCAAATGGCCCAGGTTTAGAATTCACTCTGAGAAACTGAGGAAGATGTTGGtagggaagaagaagaaaaagaaacacaGGGGATTGTTTGTCTTTCCTCTTCAATCAAGAATTACTGGAACGACCTACTCATTCCAATGGATGAGGACAGCACAGGAAAATGGGTGGCACGTCCTGCTTGATGCTTGTGCATTGGGGCCAAAGGACATGAACAGCTTTGGCCTCTCACTCCTTCACCCTGATTTCCTGGTTTGCTCGTTCTATAAAGTCTACGGAGAAAACCCAACTGGATTTGGGTGCCTCtttgtaaaaaaatcaattataccAATCTTGGAAGACTCCACATCAACAGGTATGGTTAATATTGTACCATCAGATATGCTATTTAGGTCTTTTGCAAGTTCTCCAGTTACAGATACAGAGCTTGAACAAGCCTCCAGAATGGGAAGAGATGAAGCTGGTGTGATGAACCACAGTTCTCTCTTAGATAATACCTCGCTTCAAACCAAAGTACCTGCAAGAATTAAAGCTAAAAAACTCTTTGAGATTGGAAGTTCAAAGATTAGTGGTAATGCAAATGGAAAAAGTAAAGAAGTTAGTAAATCAGTACTACTCACTGTACAGGAGAAACCCAATCTTGGTGAAAATGAGTGCTTGGAAATCAAATGTAGAGGCTTGGATCATGTGGATTCATTGGGACTGGTCCAGATCAGTAACAGAATGAGGTGCTTGATAAATTGGCTAATAAGCGCACTAATAAAACTCCAGTATCCTCATACCGAGAACAAGATATCCTTGGTTAGAATCTATGGGCCGAAGGTCAAATTTGACAGGGGACCAGCTCTGGCGTTTAATGTATATGACTGGAAAGGTGAGAAGGTTGAACCAGTTCTTGTTCAAAAGCTTGCCGACCGGAGCAATATATCTCTCAGCAATGGATTCTTACATCAAATTTGGTTTTCGGACAACTACGAAGAAGAGAAGGACAGATTCCTAGAGAGCAGATGTGAAGAAAAAGAGAGAGGTAAACACAAGAAAACTTGTAATGGAATAACTGTTGTCACAGCTGCATTTGGGTTCCTTGCCAATTTCGAAGACGCTTACAGGCTTTGGTCTTTTATTGCTCGGTTCCTGGACGctgactttgtggagaaggaaAGATGGAGATATACAGCTCTGAATCAGAAAACAGTTGAAGT GAAAATCTGGTTGTGGAAGGTACTTCACCAGGAAGGGGTTTATCAATCAAAATCACAAGGTAAAGCCACCAG GCACTAA
- the LOC108215054 gene encoding uncharacterized protein LOC108215054 isoform X5: MLHSPGLREATQAFVQGCCSNPSSNMPELSDTTTPKPIGTLAACRRNFIESTDSFFFPNAQFTNHESLPSLKDSFTQFKKAFPQFSETNKVDLIRATEYNHLSQSNHVCLDYLGIGLFSHSQTIPDCSSSSPPPQSSDFPFFRTLYKSVNLKTQLLHGDDGSELESAIKRRIMNFLNISENDYCMVFTTNRSSAFKLVAESYPFRASRKLLTVYDYESEAVEGMINTSEKRGAEVISAEFKWPRFRIHSEKLRKMLVGKKKKKKHRGLFVFPLQSRITGTTYSFQWMRTAQENGWHVLLDACALGPKDMNSFGLSLLHPDFLVCSFYKVYGENPTGFGCLFVKKSIIPILEDSTSTGMVNIVPSDMLFRSFASSPVTDTELEQASRMGRDEAGVMNHSSLLDNTSLQTKVPARIKAKKLFEIGSSKISGNANGKSKEVSKSVLLTVQEKPNLGENECLEIKCRGLDHVDSLGLVQISNRMRCLINWLISALIKLQYPHTENKISLVRIYGPKVKFDRGPALAFNVYDWKGEKVEPVLVQKLADRSNISLSNGFLHQIWFSDNYEEEKDRFLESRCEEKERGKHKKTCNGITVVTAAFGFLANFEDAYRLWSFIARFLDADFVEKERWRYTALNQKTVEVGRS; the protein is encoded by the exons ATGTTGCATTCACCTGGCTTGAGGGAAGCAACACAAGCATTTGTTCAAGGTTGCTGCTCAAACCCATCTTCTAACATGCCTGAGCTTTCAGACACCACCACTCCCAAGCCCATAGGTACTTTGGCAGCCTGTCGCCGCAACTTCATAGAATCTACTGATTCTTTCTTCTTCCCAAATGCCCAATTCACCAACCATGAATCTCTTCCTTCGTTGAAGGATTCATTCACTCAGTTTAAGAAAGCATTTCCACAGTTTTCAGAGACTAACAAGGTTGACCTCATCAGAGCAACAGAATACAACCATCTCTCCCAGTCTAATCATGTTTGCTTGGATTATCTTGGCATTGGCCTATTCTCCCACTCACAGACCATTCCAGACTGCTCTTCTTCTTCTCCGCCGCCTCAGTCTTCGGattttccattctttaggaCATTGTACAAGTCAGTGAATCTGAAGACACAGCTACTTCATGGTGACGATGGTTCAGAACTGGAATCTGCTATCAAGAGAAGGATTATGAATTTCCTTAATATCTCGGAAAATGATTATTGCATGGTTTTTACAACGAATAGATCATCAGCTTTTAAACTTGTGGCTGAGTCTTATCCGTTTCGTGCCAGTCGGAAGCTTCTCACTGTCTATGACTATGAGAGTGAGGCTGTGGAAGGTATGATAAATACATCAGAGAAAAGAGGAGCAGAGGTCATCTCAGCTGAATTCAAATGGCCCAGGTTTAGAATTCACTCTGAGAAACTGAGGAAGATGTTGGtagggaagaagaagaaaaagaaacacaGGGGATTGTTTGTCTTTCCTCTTCAATCAAGAATTACTGGAACGACCTACTCATTCCAATGGATGAGGACAGCACAGGAAAATGGGTGGCACGTCCTGCTTGATGCTTGTGCATTGGGGCCAAAGGACATGAACAGCTTTGGCCTCTCACTCCTTCACCCTGATTTCCTGGTTTGCTCGTTCTATAAAGTCTACGGAGAAAACCCAACTGGATTTGGGTGCCTCtttgtaaaaaaatcaattataccAATCTTGGAAGACTCCACATCAACAGGTATGGTTAATATTGTACCATCAGATATGCTATTTAGGTCTTTTGCAAGTTCTCCAGTTACAGATACAGAGCTTGAACAAGCCTCCAGAATGGGAAGAGATGAAGCTGGTGTGATGAACCACAGTTCTCTCTTAGATAATACCTCGCTTCAAACCAAAGTACCTGCAAGAATTAAAGCTAAAAAACTCTTTGAGATTGGAAGTTCAAAGATTAGTGGTAATGCAAATGGAAAAAGTAAAGAAGTTAGTAAATCAGTACTACTCACTGTACAGGAGAAACCCAATCTTGGTGAAAATGAGTGCTTGGAAATCAAATGTAGAGGCTTGGATCATGTGGATTCATTGGGACTGGTCCAGATCAGTAACAGAATGAGGTGCTTGATAAATTGGCTAATAAGCGCACTAATAAAACTCCAGTATCCTCATACCGAGAACAAGATATCCTTGGTTAGAATCTATGGGCCGAAGGTCAAATTTGACAGGGGACCAGCTCTGGCGTTTAATGTATATGACTGGAAAGGTGAGAAGGTTGAACCAGTTCTTGTTCAAAAGCTTGCCGACCGGAGCAATATATCTCTCAGCAATGGATTCTTACATCAAATTTGGTTTTCGGACAACTACGAAGAAGAGAAGGACAGATTCCTAGAGAGCAGATGTGAAGAAAAAGAGAGAGGTAAACACAAGAAAACTTGTAATGGAATAACTGTTGTCACAGCTGCATTTGGGTTCCTTGCCAATTTCGAAGACGCTTACAGGCTTTGGTCTTTTATTGCTCGGTTCCTGGACGctgactttgtggagaaggaaAGATGGAGATATACAGCTCTGAATCAGAAAACAGTTGAAGT TGGTAGAAGCTAG